The Moraxella haemolytica genome window below encodes:
- a CDS encoding sulfite exporter TauE/SafE family protein, whose amino-acid sequence MVDRLIFGGVIIAGIAGMGFPLITIGALSSPYGLAEAIIIVLIPTTVLNLIAWLFGNGSIWHNFSHYLRKYWMLIVVSVIGSALGVYLLLIMNSAYLMLTLAAAVLWYAIMSLLGKKIVLPNNLVSLMIIGLVAGVIGGATNAMSSVLLMYLLSISDDKFTIIKLGNLCYFVNKLVQAIILKDAIMSVPSQTWVVIAFLTVLSVVGIVLGGRLGSCLPKEKFRLLTLVILLLLGIKVGYQAVQMLWLS is encoded by the coding sequence GTGGTTGATCGCCTTATTTTTGGTGGCGTCATTATTGCTGGTATTGCAGGCATGGGTTTTCCGCTCATTACTATTGGTGCATTAAGCTCGCCTTATGGTTTGGCAGAAGCGATTATCATTGTGCTGATACCAACAACGGTGTTAAACCTAATTGCATGGCTGTTTGGCAATGGTAGTATTTGGCATAACTTTAGCCATTACCTTAGAAAATACTGGATGTTGATTGTTGTTTCGGTGATTGGTAGTGCTTTGGGTGTGTATCTGCTACTTATTATGAACTCAGCATATCTGATGTTGACTTTGGCCGCTGCGGTGCTGTGGTACGCCATCATGAGTCTTTTGGGTAAAAAAATCGTTCTGCCTAATAACCTAGTATCATTGATGATAATTGGTCTGGTTGCAGGTGTGATTGGTGGGGCGACCAACGCCATGTCATCGGTGTTATTGATGTACTTATTATCCATCAGTGATGATAAATTTACCATCATCAAGCTAGGCAATCTATGCTATTTTGTTAATAAACTAGTACAAGCCATCATTTTAAAAGATGCCATCATGAGCGTGCCAAGCCAAACTTGGGTTGTGATTGCTTTCTTAACGGTGTTGTCTGTGGTAGGGATTGTGCTTGGTGGACGGCTTGGCAGTTGTTTACCCAAAGAAAAATTTCGCTTATTGACTTTGGTGATTTTGTTGCTACTTGGCATAAAAGTTGGTTATCAAGCGGTGCAAATGCTATGGTTATCTTAG
- the hemJ gene encoding protoporphyrinogen oxidase HemJ produces MFDYIKAFHIISMICWFAGIFYLPRLFVYHAMSEDRISLDRFVVMERKLYRGIMTPAMIATWVLGLSMVIMNWQVYKTQGWLHAKLTLVILLTIYHLLCGRFRMRLMDNPKLKSHVYWRWFNEVPVFILVAVVVLVVVKPF; encoded by the coding sequence ATGTTTGACTATATTAAGGCTTTTCATATCATCTCGATGATCTGCTGGTTTGCAGGGATTTTTTATTTACCTCGCCTCTTCGTCTATCACGCCATGAGTGAGGATAGGATAAGCCTAGATCGCTTTGTTGTTATGGAGCGTAAGCTGTATCGTGGGATTATGACTCCTGCAATGATAGCCACATGGGTGCTAGGTCTATCAATGGTCATCATGAATTGGCAGGTGTACAAAACACAAGGCTGGCTACATGCCAAGCTCACACTTGTCATTCTCCTAACCATCTATCACCTGCTATGCGGGCGTTTTCGGATGCGTCTGATGGATAACCCCAAGTTAAAAAGCCATGTCTATTGGCGATGGTTTAATGAGGTTCCTGTTTTTATTCTTGTAGCAGTAGTTGTACTGGTGGTGGTCAAACCATTTTAA
- a CDS encoding acyl-CoA desaturase encodes MSVERNPQAFENAPINWVPAIVLLSTPLLAIVLVPWYLWTHGVNPAVWTAFAFFMAWTGLSITAGYHRLWAHKSYEAHPIIKYFLLLGATLAVQSSAFDWCSGHRTHHRHVDDEYDDPYSSQRGFWFSHMNWMLRKYPSGQYDYKNIPDLKKDKLLQLQHKYYGIWVILTNIVVVGLAGILTGDMLGTFLIAGLLRMVLTHHFTFFINSLCHMFGSRPYTDENTARDNPILAIFTWGEGYHNYHHYFQYDYRNGVKWWQYDPTKWFISMLHKVGLAKDLKRVDDVTIKHAEVIMQFKRAQARIEKSNEKSLDDRLLAFKERISAEYDAFTQTVEEWHALKAKSVELKRTEFVNRLHEADEKLKEQFAQVEAKILAHSERIENAYLQLKGKSVQ; translated from the coding sequence ATGAGCGTCGAAAGAAATCCGCAAGCCTTTGAGAACGCCCCCATCAACTGGGTGCCAGCCATTGTCTTGCTATCAACCCCGCTGCTTGCCATCGTACTTGTGCCTTGGTATCTGTGGACACATGGTGTCAATCCTGCCGTTTGGACAGCTTTTGCTTTCTTTATGGCGTGGACAGGGCTATCCATTACAGCAGGTTATCATCGCCTATGGGCACACAAATCCTATGAGGCACACCCCATCATCAAATACTTCTTGTTGCTTGGGGCAACCTTAGCTGTACAGAGTTCAGCCTTTGACTGGTGTTCTGGACACAGAACTCATCATCGTCATGTTGACGATGAGTATGATGACCCATACTCATCACAGCGTGGTTTTTGGTTTAGCCATATGAATTGGATGCTTCGTAAATATCCAAGCGGTCAATACGACTACAAAAATATTCCCGACCTTAAAAAAGATAAACTACTACAACTTCAGCATAAATATTATGGCATCTGGGTAATCTTAACCAATATCGTGGTGGTTGGTTTGGCAGGTATATTGACGGGCGATATGCTTGGCACTTTTTTAATTGCAGGTCTGCTTCGTATGGTGCTAACTCATCACTTCACCTTTTTTATCAACTCGCTGTGCCATATGTTTGGCAGCAGACCATATACTGATGAAAACACCGCACGAGACAACCCAATTCTTGCCATCTTTACTTGGGGTGAAGGTTATCATAACTACCATCATTACTTTCAATATGACTATCGCAATGGCGTAAAATGGTGGCAATACGACCCAACCAAATGGTTCATCAGCATGCTACACAAAGTCGGACTTGCCAAAGACCTAAAACGAGTTGATGATGTAACCATCAAGCACGCCGAAGTCATCATGCAGTTCAAGCGTGCCCAAGCTCGCATTGAAAAAAGCAACGAAAAGAGTCTAGATGATCGCCTGCTTGCCTTTAAAGAACGCATCAGTGCCGAATATGATGCGTTCACCCAAACGGTAGAAGAATGGCACGCTCTAAAAGCAAAATCTGTTGAACTTAAGCGTACCGAATTTGTCAATCGTCTGCATGAAGCCGA
- the nhaA gene encoding Na+/H+ antiporter NhaA, translating to MPMNRIKAFFELEAAGGIVLAVAAILAMIVANSPLYDFYNSFIHAPVVVQIGEFSINKDAHHWINDGLMAVFFFLVGLELKREALIGELSDVKQIILPALCAVGGMIAPALVYTGLNHGNAIAMQGWAIPTATDIAFAIGVLSLLGNRVPNALKVFLVSIAIFDDLGAIIIIALFYTSELSLVSLGIAAVCLPFLFILNRLNVVRLTPYLLIGAVLWAAMLKSGVHATLAGVLLALFIPLRNKKDPEHSPLEELEHDLHNTVAFGILPLFAFANAGISLAGTNLDSLIHGVPLGIALGLFVGKQIGVMLPVLLVVKLGLVQLPKGTNLKQIYGVSLLCGIGFTMSLFISGLAFGGIPEDYDPRLGIILGSLISGVAGYMMLRANIKDTDHPILAKNDGMYLGTSEQS from the coding sequence ATGCCAATGAACCGAATTAAAGCATTTTTTGAATTAGAAGCCGCTGGAGGCATTGTGTTGGCGGTCGCTGCTATCTTGGCAATGATTGTCGCTAACTCACCCTTGTATGACTTTTATAACAGCTTTATTCATGCCCCCGTTGTGGTTCAGATTGGCGAATTTAGCATCAATAAAGATGCCCATCATTGGATTAACGATGGACTAATGGCAGTCTTTTTCTTTTTGGTGGGGCTAGAGCTAAAGCGAGAAGCCCTCATTGGCGAGCTGTCTGATGTCAAGCAGATTATCCTGCCTGCCTTATGTGCAGTAGGTGGTATGATAGCTCCCGCCTTAGTTTATACAGGACTAAATCACGGTAATGCCATTGCCATGCAAGGCTGGGCGATTCCAACTGCCACCGACATTGCCTTTGCTATCGGCGTATTAAGCCTACTTGGTAACCGAGTACCCAACGCCCTAAAAGTATTTTTGGTATCCATCGCCATTTTTGATGACTTGGGGGCAATCATTATCATCGCACTATTTTACACCTCCGAGCTGTCCTTGGTTTCGCTAGGTATTGCGGCTGTTTGTCTGCCGTTTTTATTCATCTTAAACCGCCTTAATGTTGTGCGTTTAACGCCCTATCTACTGATCGGTGCGGTGTTGTGGGCTGCAATGTTAAAATCAGGCGTACACGCAACATTGGCAGGGGTGTTGTTGGCACTCTTTATCCCACTTCGCAATAAAAAAGACCCAGAACACTCGCCATTAGAAGAGCTAGAGCACGACTTGCACAACACCGTTGCCTTTGGTATCTTGCCACTATTTGCTTTTGCCAATGCAGGTATTTCTCTTGCCGGTACGAATTTAGATAGTCTTATTCATGGTGTGCCGTTAGGTATTGCACTAGGTCTATTTGTCGGCAAGCAAATTGGCGTTATGCTACCTGTACTCTTGGTGGTAAAATTAGGCTTAGTACAACTACCCAAAGGGACAAATCTTAAACAGATATATGGGGTATCACTGCTGTGCGGTATCGGCTTTACCATGTCGCTATTCATATCGGGTCTTGCCTTTGGTGGCATTCCTGAAGATTACGACCCACGATTAGGCATCATCTTAGGTTCGCTCATCTCTGGTGTTGCAGGCTACATGATGTTAAGAGCCAATATTAAAGATACCGATCACCCAATCCTTGCTAAAAATGACGGTATGTACCTAGGAACCAGTGAGCAATCTTGA
- the rph gene encoding ribonuclease PH yields the protein MRYNNRAFNEMRPISFTRNYTKHAEGSVLVCFGDTKVLCTASIEAGVPRWLKGQGQGWLTAEYGMLPRATGTRTQREAAKGKQSGRTQEIQRLIGRSLRAMLDLSKLGENTIYIDCDVIQADGGTRTASITGAAVALIDALETLQRDKKITQDPLLGLVAAVSVGIKDGQAYLDLDYSEDSTCDTDLNVVMTQAGGFIEIQGTAEEKPFTPDEANEMLALAYSGIRTLIDAQQKALGW from the coding sequence ATGCGATACAATAACCGTGCATTCAATGAAATGCGTCCCATCTCATTCACCAGAAATTACACCAAGCACGCTGAAGGTTCGGTATTGGTATGCTTTGGCGATACCAAAGTGCTGTGTACTGCTAGCATTGAAGCGGGCGTACCACGCTGGCTAAAAGGGCAGGGTCAAGGTTGGCTGACAGCTGAGTACGGTATGTTGCCTCGTGCCACAGGCACACGCACCCAACGAGAGGCGGCTAAGGGCAAGCAATCTGGACGCACCCAAGAGATTCAAAGACTTATTGGACGCTCTTTGCGTGCGATGCTTGATTTATCAAAACTGGGAGAAAATACCATCTACATTGACTGCGATGTCATTCAGGCAGATGGCGGTACTCGCACAGCAAGCATTACAGGGGCGGCGGTAGCACTCATTGATGCCCTAGAGACTTTGCAACGAGACAAAAAAATAACCCAAGACCCATTATTAGGCTTGGTTGCGGCGGTGTCTGTTGGCATCAAAGATGGTCAGGCTTATTTGGATTTGGATTATAGTGAAGACTCAACTTGTGATACCGACTTGAATGTGGTAATGACGCAGGCGGGTGGCTTTATTGAGATTCAAGGGACGGCAGAAGAAAAGCCCTTTACGCCTGATGAAGCAAATGAGATGCTTGCTTTGGCATATTCTGGTATTCGCACACTGATTGATGCACAGCAAAAGGCATTGGGCTGGTGA
- the coaBC gene encoding bifunctional phosphopantothenoylcysteine decarboxylase/phosphopantothenate--cysteine ligase CoaBC yields the protein MNHAFQTKNILLAITGGVAAYKSAALARLLMKAGCNVRVMMTDAACQFITPLTLQALTGQEVHTQLLDEQAERGMGHIELAKWADVVVIAPATANMIGKLAGGLADDLVGTVCLATTAPILIAPAMNQAMYGQKVVQENLHKLQKFGHIILNPDSGEQACGDVGAGRLPEPEDLCERILGYLRRCSIPQNLTGKTVVITAGATVESIDPVRYLSNHSTGKMGYAIARACLDMGAKVIIIAGKSVHLPTPIGADKITITTADELLVACQSVMRDDGDTIFIATAAVADYKVKTVATQKIKKNADNDALVLELVKNPDVLATIAKEFPRAFMVGFAAETQDTENYAKSKLVSKNLDMIAVNDVSDTSIGFGADDNAMTVFFAQAYAKDKRLLAKASKDDIAAQLVLMIGETMLLKQAQFNQQSQAKSMIV from the coding sequence ATGAATCACGCCTTCCAGACCAAAAATATACTCCTTGCCATCACAGGTGGTGTCGCCGCTTATAAATCTGCTGCTCTTGCTCGCTTGCTCATGAAGGCGGGGTGCAATGTGCGTGTCATGATGACTGATGCGGCGTGCCAGTTCATCACGCCTTTAACTTTGCAGGCATTGACGGGTCAAGAGGTGCATACTCAGCTACTTGATGAGCAAGCAGAGCGAGGCATGGGGCATATTGAGCTTGCCAAGTGGGCAGATGTGGTGGTGATTGCCCCTGCTACAGCCAATATGATTGGTAAACTGGCTGGTGGCTTAGCAGATGATTTGGTGGGTACGGTGTGCTTGGCAACTACCGCACCAATTTTGATTGCCCCTGCGATGAATCAGGCGATGTATGGACAAAAAGTCGTCCAAGAAAATCTGCATAAATTACAAAAATTTGGTCATATAATCCTAAATCCTGACAGTGGCGAGCAGGCGTGTGGCGATGTGGGAGCTGGCAGATTGCCCGAACCTGAAGATTTGTGCGAGCGAATTTTGGGTTATTTGCGTCGTTGTTCAATACCCCAAAATTTGACAGGCAAGACCGTTGTTATCACCGCAGGGGCGACAGTAGAATCCATTGACCCTGTGCGTTACCTATCCAACCATTCTACAGGAAAAATGGGCTATGCCATCGCTCGTGCCTGTCTGGATATGGGTGCAAAGGTTATTATTATTGCAGGTAAATCGGTTCATCTGCCCACGCCAATAGGTGCGGATAAAATCACCATCACAACGGCAGATGAGCTGTTGGTTGCTTGTCAAAGTGTGATGCGTGATGATGGCGATACCATCTTTATCGCCACCGCTGCCGTTGCTGATTATAAAGTCAAAACTGTCGCTACCCAAAAAATCAAAAAAAATGCTGATAATGACGCTCTGGTCTTAGAGCTTGTCAAAAATCCTGATGTGCTTGCCACTATTGCCAAAGAATTCCCCCGTGCTTTTATGGTTGGGTTTGCTGCTGAGACTCAAGATACCGAAAATTATGCCAAATCCAAGCTTGTCAGTAAAAACTTGGACATGATAGCGGTAAACGATGTGTCAGATACTTCCATTGGCTTTGGTGCAGATGATAATGCCATGACGGTGTTTTTTGCTCAAGCCTACGCCAAAGACAAAAGACTACTTGCTAAGGCAAGCAAAGATGATATCGCAGCTCAGCTTGTTTTGATGATTGGTGAAACAATGCTGTTAAAACAAGCCCAATTTAATCAACAAAGCCAAGCTAAGAGCATGATAGTATGA
- a CDS encoding AMP-binding protein, whose translation MTTSNFALPKDRLWYKTYEQYGVDYDFEIPEHINSLADSFEEYIATHRENNVLTFMDKSMTYSELDVASLKIAAYLQSLGLQKGDKVAVMMPNVPQYLITMFGIIRAGYTLVNVNPLYTSHELEHQLNDSDTKVLFILENFAKTFADVKNKRQVKHVVVASIGDMLGLKGLVVNLVVKYIKKMVPSYQLDNAVSFKEALNKVPHSNYKRPQLELDDVAVLQYTGGTTGVAKGAMLTHRNIIANVRQASNFVQTAFPNGVTKGEYVTIALPLYHIFCFMVSLLAMRIGFSLLLIPNARDFNDLTKQHSNYRPAFFMGVNTLFNALTNHEGFKNIDHSNLKFSLAGGMSVLPSTAKAWEDMTGCYITEGYGLSETSPVLTVTPPPAGYSGRIGVPLPHTDIRLLDDAGNEVPFGEPGEICAKGPQVMKGYYKRDDETAKVMTDDGFFRTGDIGIIDEEGYIKIVDRKKDMVLVSGFNVYPNEVEAAISAHPKVLECGVIGVSDEYSGEMVKAYIVKKDETLTEQEIKQWAKEQLTGYKRPKIIEFINELPKSNVGKILRKDLRKLEEQNKQ comes from the coding sequence ATGACGACATCTAACTTCGCACTCCCAAAAGATCGCTTGTGGTATAAGACCTACGAACAGTATGGCGTTGATTATGATTTTGAGATACCAGAACATATTAATTCGTTGGCGGATAGTTTTGAGGAGTATATCGCCACTCATAGAGAGAATAATGTGCTAACTTTCATGGATAAGTCCATGACCTATAGCGAGTTAGATGTAGCAAGTTTAAAGATTGCAGCGTATTTGCAGTCGCTAGGGCTACAAAAGGGCGATAAAGTAGCGGTCATGATGCCCAATGTGCCACAATATCTCATCACGATGTTTGGTATTATTCGTGCAGGTTATACACTAGTCAATGTCAATCCGTTATACACTAGCCATGAGCTTGAGCATCAGCTCAATGATAGCGATACCAAAGTATTATTCATCTTGGAAAACTTCGCCAAAACTTTTGCTGATGTCAAAAACAAGAGGCAGGTAAAGCATGTCGTGGTCGCCAGTATTGGCGATATGTTGGGTCTAAAAGGCTTGGTGGTAAATCTGGTCGTCAAATACATCAAAAAAATGGTACCAAGCTATCAGTTGGATAATGCCGTCAGCTTTAAAGAGGCGTTAAACAAAGTTCCGCACAGTAATTATAAACGCCCACAATTAGAACTTGATGATGTGGCAGTGTTGCAATACACAGGTGGTACAACTGGTGTGGCCAAAGGTGCGATGCTGACCCATCGCAATATTATTGCCAATGTTAGACAGGCAAGCAACTTCGTGCAAACGGCATTTCCTAATGGCGTAACAAAAGGCGAATATGTAACGATTGCTCTACCACTTTATCACATATTCTGCTTCATGGTGAGCCTGTTGGCGATGCGTATCGGTTTTTCGTTATTGTTGATTCCAAATGCTCGTGATTTTAACGACTTAACCAAACAGCACAGCAATTATCGCCCAGCTTTCTTTATGGGCGTTAATACGCTATTTAATGCACTGACGAACCATGAAGGCTTTAAGAATATTGACCACAGCAACTTAAAGTTTAGTCTTGCAGGGGGTATGTCTGTCTTACCCAGTACTGCCAAAGCGTGGGAAGATATGACAGGTTGTTATATCACCGAAGGTTATGGACTATCAGAGACTTCGCCTGTACTGACTGTTACGCCACCACCGGCAGGCTATTCCGGCAGAATCGGTGTTCCTTTGCCACACACAGATATCCGCTTGCTTGATGATGCGGGCAACGAAGTGCCATTTGGTGAGCCGGGTGAAATCTGTGCCAAAGGTCCACAGGTCATGAAAGGCTACTATAAGCGAGATGATGAAACCGCCAAAGTGATGACTGATGATGGATTTTTCCGCACAGGCGATATTGGCATTATTGATGAAGAAGGGTATATCAAGATTGTTGACCGCAAAAAAGATATGGTCTTGGTGTCTGGCTTCAATGTCTATCCAAACGAAGTTGAAGCGGCAATCTCCGCTCATCCAAAAGTGCTAGAATGTGGGGTTATTGGTGTGTCGGATGAGTATAGCGGTGAAATGGTGAAAGCCTATATTGTTAAAAAAGACGAAACTTTAACTGAGCAGGAAATCAAACAATGGGCAAAAGAACAGCTAACAGGCTATAAACGCCCAAAAATCATTGAGTTCATCAATGAATTGCCAAAATCAAATGTCGGTAAGATTTTGCGTAAGGATTTGCGTAAGCTTGAAGAACAAAATAAACAATAA
- a CDS encoding autotransporter domain-containing protein: MKKSTLLKQSALGLTISLALSTHAQPYSQVIVFGDSLSDTGNFAKQINDSGLIGLIFNTKAQPSFTTNPDTTWAGVLARSYGHTAEPNDNQTLTGTNYAVGGARAEFEVVQPLGIATSPSVKQQIDSYFNKHDKADPKALYAVWIGANDLLEASDKKHSILDSIKILQDAAQSEIQSVKRLSDSGAKQILVPNLPDVSLTPRMINDPNKASATIAAQYYNSTLYTGLNQSDANVIPANTFALLQEAVSNKEAFGFKHTDTYGCKPIHPQLPSSLISVTCDQSSWQTPTANEDFAFADEIHPSGRTHHILAQYYRSIIDAPTQVSKLPQQILNTGTINNEHLSRRLNRLNGQKHGIWVDALAGSNGSLTTGLDIAGERSHTGAYLSHQNQDYALSNTLSAEAKNIGVGVYHRHVFNNLYLGMNAGIDRLTVNTNRRIAWKGEARQHSANAAARRFHAGMQAGYNISLDKASIRPYIGVNTQKVALNALTEDQLALSTAMRFHKQDINSLQGKVGIDMDYVITPKVTFTGGVSHTHEFKENDRVINAALTSVPEYAKGFNTTVVGDKVHTTSATLGLKGQIGRTQIGVGAYATHLDGKHGTDTNTGGFISTAWAF; the protein is encoded by the coding sequence ATGAAAAAATCCACCTTACTTAAACAGTCAGCCCTAGGCTTGACCATATCCCTTGCTCTAAGTACTCATGCACAGCCGTACAGCCAAGTCATTGTATTTGGAGACAGTCTGTCGGACACAGGTAATTTTGCTAAACAAATCAACGATAGTGGCTTAATTGGACTTATCTTTAATACAAAGGCTCAGCCTTCTTTTACCACAAACCCTGATACAACATGGGCTGGCGTACTTGCTCGCTCTTATGGACATACTGCCGAACCTAATGACAACCAAACACTAACAGGAACAAACTATGCTGTTGGTGGTGCTAGAGCAGAATTCGAGGTGGTGCAACCTCTTGGTATTGCCACAAGCCCCTCTGTAAAACAACAAATTGACAGTTATTTTAACAAACATGATAAAGCTGACCCCAAAGCACTTTATGCCGTTTGGATTGGTGCAAATGACCTACTAGAAGCCAGTGATAAAAAACACAGCATCTTAGATTCTATTAAAATTCTACAAGATGCTGCACAGTCTGAAATACAATCAGTCAAGCGTCTAAGCGACTCAGGAGCAAAGCAAATCTTGGTGCCAAATCTACCTGATGTCAGTCTAACTCCTCGTATGATTAATGACCCAAACAAAGCATCTGCCACCATTGCCGCTCAATACTACAACAGCACACTATACACCGGTCTCAATCAAAGCGACGCAAATGTCATTCCTGCCAACACTTTTGCCCTGCTTCAAGAAGCAGTAAGCAACAAAGAGGCTTTTGGCTTTAAACATACCGACACCTACGGATGCAAGCCTATTCATCCACAATTACCATCATCATTAATTTCAGTTACTTGCGACCAAAGCTCTTGGCAGACCCCTACAGCCAATGAAGACTTCGCCTTTGCTGATGAAATTCATCCATCAGGACGCACTCACCATATCTTGGCACAGTATTACCGCTCCATCATTGATGCACCTACTCAAGTGAGCAAACTGCCTCAGCAGATACTTAATACAGGTACCATTAACAATGAGCATCTAAGCCGTCGCCTAAATCGTTTAAATGGTCAAAAACATGGTATATGGGTAGATGCTCTTGCAGGTAGCAATGGTTCGCTTACCACAGGGCTCGACATTGCAGGCGAGCGTAGCCATACAGGAGCATATCTGAGCCATCAAAACCAAGATTATGCCCTATCTAATACCTTAAGTGCAGAGGCTAAGAACATTGGTGTTGGTGTATATCATCGCCATGTATTCAACAATCTATACCTAGGTATGAATGCAGGCATCGATCGCCTAACAGTCAATACCAATCGCCGAATCGCTTGGAAAGGTGAAGCACGCCAGCACAGTGCCAATGCAGCTGCCAGACGCTTCCATGCTGGTATGCAAGCTGGCTATAACATCAGTTTAGACAAAGCAAGCATTCGCCCTTATATTGGTGTTAACACGCAAAAAGTAGCCTTAAACGCACTGACAGAAGACCAACTTGCACTGTCTACCGCCATGAGATTCCATAAGCAAGACATCAACTCCTTGCAAGGTAAGGTTGGCATTGATATGGATTATGTCATCACGCCAAAGGTAACTTTTACAGGTGGAGTAAGCCATACTCACGAGTTTAAGGAAAATGACCGTGTGATCAATGCCGCTCTCACATCAGTGCCTGAATACGCCAAAGGCTTTAACACCACTGTCGTGGGTGATAAAGTTCATACCACAAGTGCCACATTGGGTCTAAAAGGTCAAATCGGTCGCACCCAAATAGGCGTGGGTGCTTATGCTACACATCTAGATGGCAAGCATGGTACAGATACCAATACTGGTGGCTTCATCAGTACCGCATGGGCGTTTTAA
- a CDS encoding TetR/AcrR family transcriptional regulator: MSNRKELFEIRETKILQAAEQLILESGEGDLTLDSLAWHLDLAKGTLYKHFASKDELLLRILIDHEKRLFAMNQTQDGAAAGVARMVLQQLRLPQRAMLFNHIEERLAGTSSGLNKIFAELYRIRRERMKRLLEIAEQYLKEQKSAMTVRDYVASIWAVGQGGAGLLNSSFYQRYLGSRETLKYALVQQLLDLPKLYPLDRAD; encoded by the coding sequence ATGTCAAATCGCAAGGAATTATTTGAAATTAGGGAAACTAAAATCCTGCAAGCTGCTGAGCAACTCATCTTAGAATCAGGCGAAGGCGATTTGACATTAGATAGCTTAGCGTGGCATTTGGATTTGGCAAAAGGCACACTGTACAAGCATTTTGCCAGTAAAGATGAACTGTTACTTAGGATTCTCATTGACCATGAAAAACGGCTATTCGCCATGAATCAGACCCAAGATGGGGCGGCAGCAGGCGTTGCTCGCATGGTATTACAACAACTACGACTGCCACAACGAGCGATGCTGTTTAACCATATTGAAGAGCGTCTGGCGGGTACATCGTCAGGGCTTAATAAGATATTTGCCGAGCTATATCGTATCCGCCGTGAACGCATGAAAAGACTGCTTGAAATCGCTGAACAGTATCTAAAGGAACAAAAAAGTGCGATGACGGTGCGAGATTATGTGGCGAGCATTTGGGCGGTCGGTCAAGGCGGTGCAGGATTGCTCAATTCAAGTTTTTATCAGCGGTATTTGGGTAGTAGGGAGACTTTAAAATATGCTCTTGTGCAACAACTGCTTGATTTACCAAAACTGTATCCACTTGATCGTGCTGATTGA